A single window of Nocardioides kongjuensis DNA harbors:
- the fliW gene encoding flagellar assembly protein FliW has translation MDLPVIELAHPMPGFPDDARFALVRLDDDGVLHGFRSLDSQDLQFVVVPPAPFYPDYALDLDDETVTELGIDETTAGDVLVLLVVRAGATLADTTVNLRAPLVVNPATRRASQVILDDADLPLAAPLVA, from the coding sequence ATGGACCTCCCCGTCATCGAGCTCGCCCACCCGATGCCCGGGTTCCCCGACGACGCCCGGTTCGCGCTCGTGCGCCTCGACGACGACGGCGTGCTCCACGGCTTCCGCTCGCTCGACAGCCAGGACCTGCAGTTCGTGGTCGTGCCGCCCGCACCGTTCTACCCGGACTACGCGCTCGACCTCGACGACGAGACCGTCACCGAGCTCGGCATCGACGAGACCACGGCCGGCGACGTGCTCGTGCTGCTCGTCGTCCGCGCCGGCGCCACCCTCGCCGACACCACCGTCAACCTGCGGGCCCCGCTCGTGGTGAATCCCGCCACCCGCCGCGCCAGCCAGGTCATCCTCGACGACGCGGACCTGCCGCTCGCCGCGCCGTTGGTCGCGTGA
- the flgL gene encoding flagellar hook-associated protein FlgL, with protein MTIGRVTQRMLTDGSLANLQRNLGQLASLQEQLSTGRVINRPSDNPTGTTAAMRIRTSVSDQAQYARNAQDGLGWLTQVDSTLDGVTTAVRRARDLALQGANTGAMGQQARDALAIEIDGVREQLLGQANASYLERPVFGGVTGGGQAYDATGNWVGVAGSVNRRVADDVVVQVDVDGRTVFGDGASSVFAELDALATALRAGDTAGIRASVDVLRTRENTVTGVRAAAGTRYQRIEQSAQAADDAKMSLENNLSSIENADLADTTVHLKLQEVAYQAALAATSRVMQPSLLDFLR; from the coding sequence ATGACGATCGGACGCGTCACGCAGCGGATGCTCACCGACGGCTCGCTCGCGAACCTGCAGCGCAACCTCGGCCAGCTGGCCTCGCTGCAGGAGCAGCTGTCGACCGGGCGGGTCATCAACCGGCCCTCCGACAACCCGACCGGGACCACCGCCGCCATGCGGATCCGGACCTCGGTCTCCGACCAGGCGCAGTACGCCCGCAACGCCCAGGACGGCCTCGGGTGGCTGACCCAGGTCGACAGCACCCTCGACGGCGTGACGACCGCCGTACGCCGGGCGCGCGACCTCGCGCTCCAGGGCGCCAACACCGGCGCGATGGGCCAGCAGGCCCGCGACGCGCTCGCCATCGAGATCGACGGCGTCCGCGAGCAGCTGCTCGGCCAGGCCAACGCCAGCTACCTCGAGCGGCCGGTGTTCGGCGGCGTGACGGGCGGGGGCCAGGCCTACGACGCCACCGGCAACTGGGTCGGCGTGGCCGGCTCCGTCAACCGCCGGGTCGCCGACGACGTCGTCGTCCAGGTCGACGTCGACGGCCGCACCGTCTTCGGCGACGGCGCCAGCTCGGTGTTCGCCGAGCTCGACGCGCTCGCCACGGCCCTGCGCGCCGGCGACACCGCCGGCATCAGGGCGTCGGTCGACGTGCTGCGCACGCGCGAGAACACCGTCACGGGCGTCCGCGCCGCGGCCGGCACCCGCTACCAGCGCATCGAGCAGTCGGCGCAGGCCGCCGACGACGCGAAGATGTCGTTGGAGAACAACCTCAGCTCGATCGAGAACGCCGACCTCGCGGACACGACCGTGCACCTCAAGCTGCAGGAGGTCGCCTACCAGGCCGCCCTCGCCGCGACCTCGCGCGTCATGCAGCCCAGCCTGCTGGACTTCCTGCGATGA